A region of Candidatus Dependentiae bacterium DNA encodes the following proteins:
- a CDS encoding RluA family pseudouridine synthase, with translation MTMQPQDEQIKNGSSFSITVISGQENQRIDKFITNHFSQYSRSFLQKLFSLDHILVSKQDESIKKSAKASYNLKIGDQITILFPEEKKENQVKDIPSDINVTIIAKEKDFLIISKPAGLVVHAPNKNYQDVTLSDWVVGTHDEIAHVGLIDRPGIVHRLDKDTSGLMIIPRTNLAHATLTDMFKERKIHKTYLTIVVGHPPAKGTIDFFIGRHPVTRNKMHHFTAMSKTPTSRQSKTNYEVITYFKDYSLVKVEPITGRTHQIRVHFAAIGFPIFSDFMYGKTSKLLKRHALHAHKLEFNYASKDYSFVSPLEPDLQSFIDSLQPIIS, from the coding sequence ATGACTATGCAACCACAAGACGAACAGATCAAAAACGGAAGCTCATTTAGCATCACTGTTATCTCAGGACAAGAAAATCAAAGAATTGATAAATTTATAACAAATCATTTTAGTCAATATTCACGATCTTTTTTGCAAAAACTTTTTAGCCTCGATCATATTTTAGTCTCAAAGCAAGACGAAAGTATAAAAAAATCAGCAAAAGCCAGCTACAATTTAAAAATTGGTGATCAAATAACTATTTTGTTCCCAGAAGAAAAAAAAGAAAACCAAGTCAAAGATATCCCAAGTGACATCAACGTTACAATAATTGCTAAAGAAAAAGATTTTTTAATAATTAGCAAGCCGGCTGGGCTTGTCGTTCATGCCCCAAACAAGAATTATCAAGATGTAACACTCAGTGACTGGGTCGTTGGAACTCATGACGAAATTGCACACGTTGGGTTAATTGACAGGCCTGGAATTGTTCACAGACTCGATAAAGACACATCCGGACTCATGATTATTCCCAGAACCAACCTTGCTCACGCAACGCTCACCGATATGTTTAAAGAAAGAAAAATTCATAAAACATACTTGACTATTGTTGTTGGTCATCCGCCAGCAAAAGGAACGATTGATTTTTTTATTGGCAGACACCCAGTAACGCGAAACAAAATGCATCACTTCACCGCGATGAGCAAAACACCAACCAGCAGACAGTCCAAAACAAATTACGAAGTTATTACATACTTTAAAGACTATTCTTTAGTAAAAGTTGAGCCAATCACAGGCAGAACCCACCAAATCCGTGTTCACTTTGCAGCAATTGGATTTCCAATATTTTCAGACTTTATGTACGGTAAGACTTCAAAATTATTAAAACGACATGCGCTTCACGCACACAAATTAGAATTTAATTACGCCAGCAAAGATTATAGCTTTGTCTCGCCACTCGAACCAGACTTGCAATCATTTATAGACAGCTTGCAACCAATTATTAGCTAA
- the bamD gene encoding outer membrane protein assembly factor BamD produces the protein MFIRFLLPILLFSLTPTLNNCWFGSKSKPSYPVSGKLVKDMNEQELNLVLEYGKIVDDSELVFKCYFYLIGISGQQVTIKTYKLGLADYLFQREDYEKASIGYEEFFLLYPGSQEAEYAQYKSILCSFFLCLSSDRDQTQTLKTISLVQFFLSRAKNVKFIDEAKEIHTTCRKKLFEHEVHVFAHYVSRQKFTSAQKRMEFIEKNFTDIVDLDLYVAYCKEMMEMCKNPNTCPFFLKFDLKHALAKKDKPASTTTPEEQKTSIKNTTAFFLA, from the coding sequence ATGTTTATTCGTTTTTTACTTCCAATACTATTATTTTCACTGACTCCAACTTTAAATAATTGCTGGTTTGGTTCAAAATCAAAGCCAAGCTATCCAGTTTCAGGCAAGCTCGTTAAAGATATGAACGAACAAGAGCTTAATCTAGTCCTGGAGTACGGAAAAATCGTTGATGATTCAGAACTTGTTTTTAAATGTTACTTTTATTTAATTGGCATATCGGGACAACAAGTAACTATAAAAACATACAAACTCGGCCTTGCAGATTATCTTTTCCAAAGAGAAGATTACGAAAAAGCATCTATCGGCTATGAAGAATTTTTTCTTTTATATCCTGGCAGCCAGGAAGCAGAATATGCTCAATACAAATCAATTCTATGCTCTTTCTTTTTGTGCCTATCCTCAGATCGAGACCAGACGCAAACTCTAAAAACAATTTCGCTCGTTCAATTCTTTTTATCTCGAGCTAAAAATGTAAAGTTTATTGATGAGGCAAAAGAAATTCACACTACTTGTCGCAAAAAGCTTTTTGAGCATGAAGTGCATGTTTTTGCTCATTATGTTTCCAGACAGAAGTTCACAAGCGCTCAAAAACGCATGGAATTTATTGAAAAAAACTTTACCGACATTGTAGACCTTGATCTCTACGTTGCTTATTGCAAAGAGATGATGGAGATGTGCAAAAATCCAAACACCTGCCCATTCTTTTTAAAGTTTGATCTTAAGCATGCATTGGCAAAAAAAGACAAGCCTGCTTCTACTACAACACCTG
- a CDS encoding translocation/assembly module TamB domain-containing protein: MNKWFKIFIHIFLGLFLGGCVAMVYLCSSESFREHVTKKVQIQFQKDYQSKLNCRLEKIDWWSLRMIFTNVAISPIDTKEINDESGWSILSEKLTTKACWWHLLSRGGLKISLDLDRMVMFEAFENQPKGLVLFCSKLLVLSDSSFISYDSVKIKEGLLYLKKKPDEVDVQLPFVCNIQPEKSSTKIQAYINDGSVQHAGSVVVSGVSGSLVFDLPGVKMLENVDGQVQLNYFIHSLPDALSKISHLNSSCSSSLRAGFIAGKMEKGFGKFVLKSEDGAIVIDPINIQFLPAQCLCQIGLSASSEILKYFQIPDELLELSGKAGVELSADLYDPFKTFQMSVSLDDIAYKAKSILPGGKMFIKRQDEGVFSGTVQIDKESFFDVCILFSQDKKDIEINLSNAKDLEIIKDSNWVIKKNKCNFSINYKTGKSMTETSGRYDLELLNLKLDEVKNLEGTFCLNDGNVCVGGKAQGINYQGILKVFPEFHIDHFYAEKDGKCVLDIASDKLDQSNIVGKIDFSILQNIVPATFKVSFSQDGFALISGSMKNGMLSAQVKIDQACMRVPTIYNVIQSLSASCDLNMKEKSIVFKDLDIAWYEGRASCSRATFYFDNSGNCLFAHVPLLLQDLMFSWDRGVYSLVSGRLLLTKESKEKDYSLEGKLMMQKSELKENIFSCQFQDILSGGLIDKVNHGSSGSDKEGLSAVNCVYDIDIFTKESLCVKTSFLSAQAVVDLYLKGCLKKPELSGVIQLISGSLFFPYKSLEIVEGKLLFIPEQPFDPVVELLAKGKLKRFVVSMKACGSALDPHVEFESQPSLSEEQIVSLLLLGIENNSLGMMIPAFLIQKLNEIIFGPAMSKIKLKAVFDRLLKSLRYFRFLPQFTNQTGRGGMRGTFEVDASENLHGKIDTNFMQIEDTKFDIDYAATDDITLRLQKDGPSTYGGEVEFRWKFS, from the coding sequence ATGAACAAGTGGTTTAAAATTTTCATTCATATTTTTTTAGGGCTTTTTTTGGGTGGCTGTGTAGCCATGGTTTACTTGTGCTCGAGTGAGAGTTTTCGTGAGCATGTCACTAAAAAAGTTCAGATTCAATTTCAAAAAGATTACCAGTCTAAGTTGAATTGTCGTTTAGAAAAAATAGACTGGTGGTCACTCAGGATGATTTTTACGAACGTTGCAATTTCACCAATTGACACCAAAGAAATTAATGATGAGTCTGGGTGGTCTATACTTTCTGAAAAATTAACAACAAAGGCTTGCTGGTGGCACTTGCTATCTCGTGGCGGTTTAAAAATTAGCTTAGATCTGGATAGAATGGTGATGTTTGAAGCCTTTGAAAATCAGCCAAAGGGCCTTGTTTTATTTTGCAGTAAACTTCTGGTGCTCAGTGACTCAAGCTTTATATCGTACGATAGCGTTAAAATAAAAGAAGGGCTTTTGTATCTTAAGAAAAAGCCGGATGAGGTTGATGTTCAGTTGCCGTTTGTATGCAACATTCAGCCAGAAAAAAGCAGTACAAAAATTCAAGCTTACATTAATGACGGAAGTGTGCAGCATGCGGGATCTGTCGTCGTTTCCGGAGTTTCAGGCTCTTTAGTCTTTGATTTGCCAGGGGTCAAAATGCTTGAAAATGTTGATGGTCAAGTTCAATTAAATTATTTTATTCATAGCTTGCCAGATGCTCTTAGCAAAATTTCTCACTTGAATTCTTCGTGCTCTAGCAGTCTTAGGGCTGGATTTATTGCAGGAAAGATGGAAAAGGGTTTTGGTAAGTTTGTTTTGAAAAGTGAGGATGGGGCCATAGTCATTGACCCTATAAATATTCAGTTTTTGCCCGCACAGTGTTTGTGTCAGATTGGTTTATCTGCGTCATCAGAAATATTAAAATATTTTCAAATTCCCGATGAGCTTTTAGAGCTCAGTGGTAAAGCAGGAGTAGAGCTGAGCGCAGATTTGTATGATCCATTTAAAACATTTCAGATGTCTGTGTCTTTGGATGATATAGCTTATAAAGCAAAATCTATATTGCCTGGCGGAAAAATGTTTATTAAGCGTCAGGATGAAGGAGTGTTTTCTGGCACAGTTCAAATAGATAAAGAGTCATTTTTTGACGTTTGTATTTTGTTTTCTCAAGACAAAAAAGACATAGAAATAAATTTGAGTAACGCCAAAGATTTAGAAATCATAAAAGATAGCAATTGGGTTATTAAAAAAAATAAATGTAATTTTTCGATTAATTATAAGACTGGCAAGAGCATGACAGAAACTTCTGGAAGATACGATCTTGAGCTCTTAAATCTCAAGTTGGATGAAGTAAAAAATTTAGAAGGTACTTTTTGCTTGAATGATGGAAATGTTTGTGTCGGTGGAAAGGCTCAAGGTATTAATTATCAGGGAATATTAAAAGTTTTTCCCGAATTTCATATAGATCATTTTTATGCAGAAAAAGATGGAAAGTGTGTATTGGATATTGCATCAGACAAGCTGGATCAAAGCAATATAGTTGGCAAGATTGATTTTTCTATTTTGCAAAACATAGTCCCAGCTACTTTTAAAGTTTCTTTTTCTCAGGATGGATTTGCTTTAATAAGCGGTAGTATGAAAAATGGAATGTTAAGTGCTCAAGTAAAAATAGATCAAGCATGCATGAGGGTTCCGACAATCTATAATGTTATTCAATCGCTGAGCGCGTCTTGCGATTTAAACATGAAAGAAAAGAGCATAGTTTTTAAAGATCTTGATATTGCTTGGTATGAAGGGCGGGCATCGTGCTCGAGAGCAACATTTTATTTTGATAATTCTGGCAACTGCTTATTCGCTCATGTTCCATTGCTGTTACAAGATCTGATGTTTAGTTGGGATCGTGGAGTATATTCTTTGGTCTCTGGTAGGCTTCTTTTGACAAAAGAAAGCAAGGAGAAAGACTATTCTCTTGAAGGCAAATTGATGATGCAAAAATCAGAATTAAAAGAAAATATTTTTTCGTGTCAGTTTCAAGACATACTGTCTGGCGGTTTGATAGATAAAGTTAATCATGGCAGTAGCGGTAGCGATAAAGAAGGCTTGTCGGCAGTTAACTGCGTGTATGACATTGATATTTTTACAAAAGAATCGCTGTGCGTAAAAACTTCTTTTCTCTCAGCGCAGGCAGTGGTTGATTTATACTTGAAAGGGTGCTTGAAAAAACCTGAACTTTCTGGAGTTATTCAATTGATTTCAGGTTCGCTTTTTTTTCCTTACAAGTCGCTTGAAATAGTTGAAGGCAAATTACTTTTTATTCCAGAGCAGCCATTTGATCCTGTGGTAGAGCTTCTGGCAAAAGGAAAATTAAAACGATTTGTTGTTTCTATGAAGGCGTGTGGAAGCGCACTTGATCCGCATGTTGAGTTTGAATCACAGCCATCACTAAGCGAGGAGCAAATAGTCTCGCTTTTACTTTTAGGCATTGAAAATAATTCTTTAGGAATGATGATTCCTGCATTTTTGATTCAAAAATTAAATGAGATTATTTTTGGTCCTGCCATGTCTAAAATAAAATTAAAAGCAGTTTTTGACAGGCTTTTAAAGTCGCTTAGATATTTTAGATTTTTACCACAATTCACGAATCAAACTGGCCGTGGCGGGATGAGAGGTACTTTTGAAGTAGATGCATCAGAAAATTTACATGGAAAAATAGATACCAATTTTATGCAAATCGAAGATACAAAATTTGACATTGATTATGCTGCAACTGATGATATAACATTGCGTTTGCAAAAAGATGGCCCAAGTACGTATGGTGGCGAAGTTGAATTTCGCTGGAAATTTTCCTAA
- a CDS encoding phospholipase D-like domain-containing protein produces MNSKKSLFFLLSFCVFSLQGFCKVFFRPRDKIKDALIQLIKEERKSIDVAMYMFTDKVIAQELIDAYVRGVRVRAVLDQISMGERYGKGVFLRSNGVTVLEHVAPDPKAFSLPIMHHKFFVFGQNASTGSGLLWTGSYNCTAAASTIHDENALLTDDAGAILEYRQCFASLISRLSPDRSFPEDEEGKDGWSGQDIA; encoded by the coding sequence ATGAACAGTAAAAAATCACTATTTTTTCTTTTGTCTTTCTGTGTTTTTTCGCTGCAAGGATTTTGCAAAGTTTTTTTTAGGCCTCGAGATAAAATTAAAGATGCTCTTATTCAATTGATCAAAGAGGAGCGAAAATCTATCGATGTTGCAATGTATATGTTTACAGATAAAGTTATCGCTCAGGAATTAATTGACGCCTACGTGCGTGGCGTGAGAGTTAGGGCTGTGCTTGATCAAATTTCTATGGGTGAGCGTTACGGTAAAGGTGTGTTTTTGAGGAGCAATGGAGTGACTGTTCTTGAACATGTAGCACCTGACCCTAAGGCGTTTTCTCTTCCGATTATGCACCATAAGTTTTTTGTTTTTGGGCAAAATGCTTCAACAGGCTCAGGTCTTTTATGGACAGGGTCTTATAATTGTACCGCTGCAGCATCAACTATCCATGATGAAAACGCTCTTTTGACAGATGATGCTGGTGCTATTTTAGAGTATAGACAATGCTTTGCCTCTTTAATTTCACGGCTTTCTCCTGATAGAAGTTTTCCAGAGGATGAAGAAGGAAAAGATGGTTGGTCTGGACAAGACATTGCATAA
- a CDS encoding ATPase, T2SS/T4P/T4SS family — MSQGFLQALIDMGVLKAGLVDSFKQEALGLNMSLVSYLLSKKIISQKDVAMAYSKDLSIPYVDQITEAMTDASLLGKIQFHFLRQNNIIPVIIDDKIVIVCADPYKVQPIDELKLILGRQVTQAVSSLAVVIDAINRYYPLEGTKQMMEELEEDSKLIEGELDLGSMDDQDVVSMASKTPVVKLVNHILFQAIKREASDIHIEPYEKDVRVRYRVDGAMFLALMPPKRIQGALVSRLKIMANMNIAEKRKPQDNRFEIKAAGKEIDIRMSVLPVIHGERVVMRLHDKSRTFVKLETLGFSKRDFAVLEHSISQPNGIVLVSGPTGSGKTTTLYSILSRVNSPEVNLITVEDPVEYQISGINQVQVNEKIGLTFATALRSILRQDPDIVMIGEARDAETVQIAVQASLTGHLVFSTIHTNNAPATITRLIDMGIEPFLIASTVTSILAQRLVRKLCQSCKEKYQPEANLIASIGISPDRAKAITFYKAVGCQKCMESGYAGRLPIFEIMQMTPGIAQLVVQRADALKIKEQALKDGMTLLVHDGILKIEAGLTTIEEVMSAASGDQDPVAA, encoded by the coding sequence ATGAGTCAAGGTTTTTTGCAAGCTCTTATCGATATGGGAGTTTTAAAGGCAGGGTTAGTTGATAGCTTTAAGCAAGAAGCGCTTGGGCTAAATATGTCCTTAGTTTCATATTTGCTTAGTAAAAAAATCATCAGCCAAAAAGACGTAGCCATGGCCTACAGTAAAGATTTGTCGATACCATACGTTGATCAAATTACAGAGGCAATGACAGACGCTTCACTTCTTGGAAAAATTCAATTTCACTTTTTAAGACAAAATAATATTATCCCGGTAATTATTGATGATAAAATAGTTATTGTTTGTGCAGATCCCTATAAAGTTCAGCCAATTGATGAATTAAAATTAATTCTTGGTCGTCAAGTAACTCAAGCAGTTTCTTCTTTGGCTGTAGTAATCGATGCCATTAATCGTTATTACCCGCTTGAAGGTACCAAACAGATGATGGAAGAGCTCGAAGAAGATTCAAAGCTTATCGAAGGAGAGCTTGATCTTGGTTCGATGGATGATCAAGATGTTGTTTCCATGGCAAGCAAAACTCCAGTTGTAAAATTAGTAAATCATATTTTATTTCAAGCAATTAAGCGTGAGGCTTCAGATATTCACATTGAGCCTTATGAAAAAGATGTCAGAGTGCGATATCGGGTAGATGGAGCAATGTTTTTAGCATTAATGCCACCAAAGCGTATTCAAGGCGCTTTAGTATCTCGTTTAAAAATTATGGCAAATATGAATATCGCAGAAAAAAGAAAGCCGCAAGACAATAGGTTTGAAATAAAAGCAGCTGGAAAAGAAATAGATATTCGTATGTCTGTTTTACCAGTTATTCATGGTGAGCGAGTTGTGATGAGGTTGCATGATAAATCAAGGACCTTTGTAAAACTTGAAACTCTTGGTTTTTCCAAGCGTGATTTTGCGGTTCTTGAGCATAGCATTTCTCAACCAAATGGAATCGTTTTAGTTTCTGGGCCAACTGGTTCTGGTAAAACGACAACGCTGTATTCAATCTTGTCTCGCGTTAATTCTCCAGAGGTTAATTTAATAACGGTTGAAGATCCTGTTGAGTATCAAATTAGCGGAATCAATCAAGTTCAAGTTAATGAAAAAATAGGATTAACTTTTGCGACAGCTTTACGATCTATTTTAAGGCAAGATCCTGACATTGTTATGATCGGTGAAGCTCGAGATGCAGAAACTGTGCAAATTGCGGTACAAGCATCACTTACCGGGCATTTAGTTTTTAGTACCATTCATACCAATAATGCTCCAGCAACAATCACTCGATTGATCGATATGGGCATTGAGCCATTTTTAATTGCTTCAACGGTAACATCTATTTTAGCTCAGCGACTGGTTAGAAAACTTTGTCAAAGCTGCAAAGAAAAATATCAGCCAGAAGCAAATCTTATTGCCTCTATTGGAATTTCTCCAGACCGGGCAAAAGCGATTACTTTTTATAAGGCAGTTGGTTGCCAAAAGTGCATGGAATCAGGATATGCAGGACGACTTCCAATTTTTGAAATTATGCAAATGACGCCAGGAATTGCTCAGCTGGTGGTGCAAAGAGCCGACGCTCTTAAAATAAAAGAGCAAGCTTTAAAAGACGGTATGACGCTTTTGGTTCATGACGGTATTTTAAAAATTGAAGCTGGCCTTACAACGATAGAAGAAGTTATGTCTGCAGCGTCAGGGGATCAAGATCCTGTTGCGGCTTAG